A single Kryptolebias marmoratus isolate JLee-2015 linkage group LG16, ASM164957v2, whole genome shotgun sequence DNA region contains:
- the si:dkeyp-97a10.2 gene encoding uncharacterized protein si:dkeyp-97a10.2 isoform X1 gives MDLQCFLCWKAALLLLLLPCRLWCMLVHITNKQPVHVIPGSRLDLKAWIKTEPQEEISMVTWEREPETGFDPVMVTLATCSGSSMKCAGTRPNVRVNMEQQETTLQINGYSRADSGEYSVIVTDRTGANTTARCIVREYEAVHHVSVSINVSHSSLVCGEAWGTDPSFSWLHERAVITQTVGRVSRDGTTLFVTMSPICGHFTCVVSNKLGHSSDTYAATPCKSEGRGMTAAVVCLVLLLLLCGGVLAFLLWRRHKHNNRGERLHEYLDESL, from the exons ATGGATCTGCAGTGTTTCCTGTGCTGGAAAGCTGCCCTATTGTTACTCCTGT TGCCGTGCAGGTTGTGGTGTATGTTGGTGCACATCACCAACAAGCAGCCTGTGCATGTAATCCCTGGCTCCAGGCTGGACCTCAAAGCCTGGATCAAGACAGAGCCCCAAGAAGAGATCTCCATGGTAACCTGGGAACGAGAGCCTGAAACTGGATTTGATCCGGTGATGGTGACGCTGGCCACATGCTCCGGCAGCAGCATGAAGTGCGCTGGTACGAGGCCAAACGTCCGTGTGAACATGGAGCAGCAGGAGACGACACTTCAGATTAATGGATACAGCAGAGCAGACAGCGGAGAGTATTCTGTGATTGTGACAGATCGCACAGGAGCCAATACCACTGCACGCTGCATCGTCAGGGAATACG AGGCAGTCCATCATGTCTCCGTCAGCATCAACGTGTCCCACTCCTCGCTGGTTTGTGGCGAGGCGTGGGGGACTGACCCCAGCTTCAGCTGGCTCCACGAGAGAGCCGTCATCACCCAGACGGTGGGGAGAGTCTCCAGAGACGGGACAACGTTGTTTGTGACCATGAGTCCCATTTGTGGCCACTTCACCTGCGTGGTTAGCAACAAGCTGGGCCACAGTTCAGACACCTACGCTGCAA CACCTTGTAAGTCTGAGGGCAGAGGGATGACGGCGGCTGTTGTTTGTCtcgtcctgctgctgctgctgtgtggagGAGTGCTGGCGTTCCTTCTGTGGAG GAGACACAAGCACAACAACAGAGGAGAGAGGCTGCACGAGTATTTGGATGAATCTCTCTAA
- the si:dkeyp-97a10.2 gene encoding uncharacterized protein si:dkeyp-97a10.2 isoform X2, translating to MLVHITNKQPVHVIPGSRLDLKAWIKTEPQEEISMVTWEREPETGFDPVMVTLATCSGSSMKCAGTRPNVRVNMEQQETTLQINGYSRADSGEYSVIVTDRTGANTTARCIVREYEAVHHVSVSINVSHSSLVCGEAWGTDPSFSWLHERAVITQTVGRVSRDGTTLFVTMSPICGHFTCVVSNKLGHSSDTYAATPCKSEGRGMTAAVVCLVLLLLLCGGVLAFLLWRRHKHNNRGERLHEYLDESL from the exons ATGTTGGTGCACATCACCAACAAGCAGCCTGTGCATGTAATCCCTGGCTCCAGGCTGGACCTCAAAGCCTGGATCAAGACAGAGCCCCAAGAAGAGATCTCCATGGTAACCTGGGAACGAGAGCCTGAAACTGGATTTGATCCGGTGATGGTGACGCTGGCCACATGCTCCGGCAGCAGCATGAAGTGCGCTGGTACGAGGCCAAACGTCCGTGTGAACATGGAGCAGCAGGAGACGACACTTCAGATTAATGGATACAGCAGAGCAGACAGCGGAGAGTATTCTGTGATTGTGACAGATCGCACAGGAGCCAATACCACTGCACGCTGCATCGTCAGGGAATACG AGGCAGTCCATCATGTCTCCGTCAGCATCAACGTGTCCCACTCCTCGCTGGTTTGTGGCGAGGCGTGGGGGACTGACCCCAGCTTCAGCTGGCTCCACGAGAGAGCCGTCATCACCCAGACGGTGGGGAGAGTCTCCAGAGACGGGACAACGTTGTTTGTGACCATGAGTCCCATTTGTGGCCACTTCACCTGCGTGGTTAGCAACAAGCTGGGCCACAGTTCAGACACCTACGCTGCAA CACCTTGTAAGTCTGAGGGCAGAGGGATGACGGCGGCTGTTGTTTGTCtcgtcctgctgctgctgctgtgtggagGAGTGCTGGCGTTCCTTCTGTGGAG GAGACACAAGCACAACAACAGAGGAGAGAGGCTGCACGAGTATTTGGATGAATCTCTCTAA